From Myxocyprinus asiaticus isolate MX2 ecotype Aquarium Trade chromosome 47, UBuf_Myxa_2, whole genome shotgun sequence:
aagaaatgataaatgaatgaatgaacactcACAAATGAATGGAGAGCATCAAACTAAAAGTGCTCAAGTACTGTATGTGATGTCTCTGCATGAAtcaactgacagacagacagatacgtAGACAGatacactgacagacagacagattgactgacagagagacagacagacagaatgacacaaatagacagacagacagattgacagacagccaaatagatagacagacagattggctgacagatagacagacagacagattggctaacagacagacagattgacagacagacagacagacagatagactgactaacaaacagacagaaagacagatagacagacagacagattgacagagagacagacagacagattgatagatagatagactgacagacagattgaCTAAcgaacagacagaaagacagatagacaaacagacagacatattGACTGACACAGACAGactgagagacagatagatagatagacagacagattgactgacagacagacagacagattgacagacagacagataaacaaacAGATTGACTAAcgaacagacagaaagacagatagacagattgactgacacagacagactgacagatagatagatagacagacagattgactgacagacagacagacagattgacagacagacagataaacaaacAGATTGACTAAcgaacagacagaaagacagatagacagacagattgactgacacagacagactgacagacagatagatagacagacagattgactgacagacagacagacagacagttagacagacaggttgacagacagacagattgacagacagttagacagacagacagactctgAACTCACTAAGAACAGTATTTAATATGCACTCGATTGGACAAGATAGAGGGCAGAGTGGCAGGCAGACCGACAGTCACATATgtagacagatatacagacagattgACTgacacagtcagacagacagacagacagaaagatagacagacagactctGAACTCACTAAGAACAGTATTTAATATGTACTTGATTGGACAAGTTAGTACATGTGTTACTGCTCAGGAAACAGAGTGCATGTGTttgaaaaacaatgacattaatgTAATGAAACAGCGCCACCTCGTGGACAAGATTCACATTCTGACGTGTGAGCTGCTGCAGTTTGAAGTTTGTCTTCCTGATTTCACACTCAACTAAGCTTGAGTTCAGTGAGCCATTAGACATGATTTCCAGAAGAGCTTTAAGTCTCTCGGAGTACCTTATGAATACATGTTcatcattcagtaccatagtaCATCTTAAAGTACcatgttaccaccacagtaagcTTTTATAAAGTAAATGTGCATTATACACTGAATCAAATGAATATGGTGCGTCGTTTCGGAGGTCAGACAGCACAGAAGTGAACTCACGTGCTTCTGATGGAGTGGAGAAATATGTTGTTGGTCTAATATAACGCCTTTGAGATAGCACAGCTGACCTTTGACCTGTCGCTCACATCTCTGTTTTAATGAGAATGAGAAGATCAGCTGATGATGTTGAGGGGTCATACTGCTGGTGTGCATCAGGCCGAGGGGGCGTTCACTCCCCGATAATGAACCCCCTGTGGATATCAGGTCAGCGCGGGATACTGAACGTGTAAACAACCGGCCGAGGAATGTTCAGTGGAGGTCAACGTCTCATtgtgtttattgtttgattagAAAGAGGGATGAATGAAGCTTCACTGCAAATGAGTTTATGTTAATTGGCCATTTGATTTGCATtcacttatgtgtgtgtgtgtgtttactttgcTGTAGTTTGCAGTTAATCTGTTTTATAATTGAAAACAGTAGAAGCCTATGGTACTACATGTCCTCATTTAGCAAGGTCAACATGTCTCCTCACTTTTAAAGTGCTTGTTATCCAGTCTCGGGAACAGACTGAAGAGCCCTCACGATGACTCGAGAGTGATCTGAACGGCTGTTTGAATCCCTCAGTCCATGTCGTTCTGCTTCACATCTCCTGCAGCGTGACTGAGTTCAGCTGCTGAATGGGTCTCATCCGTCATCAGGGACGGACTCGGGTCACATTCATCTGGCTGGTGTGTTTGGGGTCGTCAGTCATGTTCCCTCGGCAGATTCCTCAAACACCTGCAGCAGTTTTGGACCACTGTGACCGGAATGACTTTTATCAGACAGTCCAGTGGTGGATGTCGACCTCATCTCTGTCCTTGAAGCAAAGCAGCACATTTAAACAGTTCTTACAAAAAAGTGCCAgaatggtactaccatgtttgtTTGGCCTCACAATGAGACACAGAGTTTTAGATGTTgctctatttctaggtcactaattaaaTTAGTTACTAAATAAATGACATTGAgcatgttaaagaaatattccgagttcaatacaagttaagctcaatcgacagcatttgtgataaatgtgtgttccagtgagacacttacaatggaagtcaatggggtcagtaatctgtaaacattaaaatactcactgtttcaaaagtatagacacaagacataaacaatatgtgtgttaacatgattttactgtgatcacttactaaccgcatctgtggaaaataaatcacgagttttaacagaagaattaatgtactcTCCTGGGCGAAACAAATGTGCCAagcccaaaatggcaaaacatgaCGCTTTTAATGGTCCTAACCACAAATCACTGGTCAGGAAATTAGATTAAGTAACCTAGTATGGGATAGTTTCTCCCTTTGATTTCTTTAAACATTTAAGCCTTGTGGGTAAACTTGCAGACAGCTTTTTACAGAAAGAAGAGTCGATGTTGTTCCACTCAATGTTGGTGGCTTCAAACTGTCTTTGAGAACTACATTTCAGCAGGTGGTCATCACTGCATGAAGAGGCTTTGGGCCTTCCAGATCCTTCTGTCTGGCAACAACATCTGTTGTTTGAAAGTGTTGACCTGTTCTCTTAACAGCTGATTGAGAAATAGGGATTTTCTCTGCCGTTAGGTAACTTCAGAATGGCTACAGCTGGCCTGACGTAGACCTGCTATGCGGTTTCTGACAGCAACACCTGCatgatattttgcatttttggagCAGATTTTCTCACTCCTTTACCCTTGGGACTCACAACACTGCATATTGTTGATCTCTCCCTGCTCGATCACTCCTGTTTCCATTTATGAGCTCGTTATCAGACATTTGAACTAATGACTAATCTTTTAAGAAAGATTAGAAGATATTTTGGGGAAATTATGTACACCCAGACATGTGTTAGTTTGATTTTATatcaaatattttaatcattatcaTGATTTTACCTTTACATATGAGAAGACTATATAAGTGAATtgttggaggggtcgaggaggccGATTGCGCCACCTTTATTGAGCGAAGAGTGCACGCACAACATATGATCTTCCGAACACACATGAAGAGCGCACGCACAACACATGATCTTCCGAACACACATGAAGAGTGCACGCACAACATATGATCTTCCGAACACACATGAAGAGCGCACGCACAACACATGATCTTCCGAACACACATGAAGAGCGCACGCACAACATATGATCTTCCGAACACACATGAAGAGCGCACGCACAACATATGATCTTCCGAACACACATGAAGAGCGCACGCACAACATATGATCTTCCGAACACACATGAAGAGCGCACGCACAACACATGATCTTCCGAACACACATGAAGAGCGCACGCACAACACATGATCTTCCGAACACACATGAAGAGCGCATGCACAACATATGATCTTCCGAACACACATGAAGAGCGCACGCACAACGCACGATCTTCCGAACACACACGAAGAGCGCACGCACAACGCACGATTTTCCGAACACACACGAAGAGCGCACGCACAACGAACACACATGAAGAGcgcatgcacaacacatgatcttcCGAACACACATGAAGAGCGCACGCACAACACATGATCTTCCGAACACACATGAAGAGcgcatgcacaacacatgatcttccgaacacacatgaagagcgcatgcacaacacatgatcttcTGAACACACATGAAGAGTGCATGCACAACTCATGATCTTCAGAACACACATGAAGAGCGCACGCACAACGCATGATCTTCGGAACACACATGAAGAGcgcatgcacaacacatgatcttcCGAACACACACGAAGAGCGCATGCACAACGCATGATCTTCCGAACACACACGAAGAGCACACGCACAACGCACGATCTTCCGAACACACACGAAGAGCGCACACACAACACATGATCTTCCGAACACACAACACATGATCTTCCGAACACACACGAAAAGCGCAGGCACAACACATGATCTTCcgcatgcacaacacatgatcttcCGAACACACATGAATAGCGCACGCACAACACATGATCTTCCGAACACACATGCAGAGCGCACGCACAACACATGATCTTCCGAACACACATGCAGAGcgcatgcacaacacatgatcttcCGAACACACATGCAGAGCGCACGCACAACACATGATCTTCCGAACACACATGCAGAGCGCACGCACAACACATGATCTTCCAAACACACGCAAAGAGCGCACGCACAACACGTGATCTTCCGAACACACATGAAGAGCGCACACACAACATATGATCTTCCAAACACACATGAAGAGCGCACGCACAACACATGATCTTCCGAACACACATGCAGAGCGCACGCACAACACATGATCTTCCGAACACACACGCAGAGCGCACGCACAACGCATGATCTTCCACACGCACAACACATGATCTTCTGAACACACACGAAGAGCGCATGCACAACACACGATCTTCCGAACACACACGCAGAGCGCATGCACAACACACGATCTTCCAAACACACACGAAGCGCGCACGCACAACACATGATCTTCCGCACGCACAACACGATCTTCCGAACACACACGAAGCGCGCACGCACAACACATGATCTTCCGAACACACACGAAGAGCACACGCACAACACATGATCTTCCGAACACACACGAAGCGCGCACGCACAACACATGATCTTCCGAACACACACGAAGCGCGCACGCACAACACATGATCTTCCGAACACACACGAAGAGCACACGCACAACACATGATCTTCCGAACACACATGAAGAGCGCACGCACAACACATGATCTTCCGAACACACACGCAGAGCACACGCACAACACACGATCTTCCGAACACACACGCAGAGCACACGCACAACACACGATCTTCCGAACACACACGAAGAGCACACGCACAACACATGATCTTCCGAACACACACGAAGAGCACACGCACAACACGTGATCTTCCGAACACACACGCAGAGCACACGCACAACACATGATCTTCCGAACACACACGAAGAGCGCACGCACAACACACGATCTTCCGAACACGTATGCAGAGCGCACGCACAGCACATGATCTTCCGAACACACATGAAAAGCGCACGCACAACACATGATCTTCCGCACGCACAACACATGATCTTCCGAACACACATGAATAGTGCACGCACAACACATGATCTTCCGCACGCACAACACATGATCTTCCGAACACACATGCAGAGCGCACGCACAACACATGATCTTCCGCACGCACAACACATGATCTTCCGAACACACATGAATAGCGCACGCACAACACATGATCTTCCGCACACACAACACATGATCTTCCGAACACACATGCAGAGCGCACGTACAACACATGATCTTCcgcatgcacaacacatgatcttcCGAACACACATGCAGAGCGCACGCACAACACATGATCTTCCGAACACACATGTAGAGCGCATGCGCAACACATGATCTTCCGAACACACACGAAGAGCGCACGTGCAACGCATGTTCTTCCGAACACACACGAAGAGCGCACGTGCAACGCATGTTCTTCCGAACACACACGAAGAGCGCACGCACAACACATGATCTTCTGAGCACATAtgaagtccagattcactttatgtgctttaaaaatatcaggAAAAACGAATCTAATAATtcttatataaataaccacagtcctttagattgcatatgattcctACATATAAAactgtagggaatattaataaagtaaCAACACACATCTGTTTTATCACttgcatgtttgatgacttgatTAAAGTAAATGAAGGTAATTAGAACTGAAAACAAATGTtatggcattatttgaagatgtccAATGACATACACCGAGCAGCCAcgacattaaaagcacctgcctaattttgtgtaggcccccctcatgctgccaaaacagcgccaacccgcatctcagaatagcaataACCCAAAcccatcacaattgtacagagcggttatctgcgttaccgtagactttgtcagaaatactcaaaacagcccgtctggcatcaacaatcatgccacggtccaaatcactgagatcacattttttccccattctgatggttgatgtgaacattaattgaagctcctgacccgtatctgcatgattttatacactgctgcgacacgattggctgattagataatcgcatggatgattgttggtgccgacgggctagtttgagtatatctgacaaagtctacggtaactcagataaccgctctgtataattgtgatgagaagaatataatctctgaatgagCGGCACTTGACCGGAGCGCACACACATGGAGTGGATTATTACCGCTCCGCTTCGATCACATGATCTGGTTGTTATAGAGTCTGCTCATATTGAAGTGTATTCTTAGTCTTGGCTCACATTAGCTCATAATCAGACTCTCGGTAAATGACACATCACATCAAACGCACAGCAacagcgccaccatgaggacgcTGCTCTATCGGTGCAGAAAACATAAGCAAAATGTGATCTCTTTTTACTTATAAAGAAAAAGACATAAAAGCAcgttcatttaatttttaattcttgAAATTTCAATGCAAATAGAACTGTGAAACAATTAACATTGTTCAGTGTCATATGTGGAAAGTTCAAACACTTGTTAAATTGTTCACAGAtaatcatagaaaaaaaaaaatcagtttctgCCCATATATAAACATCTCATGCTGATGTGGACATCGACACTGTGGCTTTTATAAAGTTAATAAAAACCTTTATGAACATCTGATAGAGAAAGCTCCACTGGATTTGACATCATACAACTTTAATTCATCAATAAATTCAAATGTTTTCATCCCTTTCAAACTGATGATTAGTTAAAGAACATTATATTTGCTGTCAGGCAAAATTCTAATTTGATGACAAAAGTGCTTATGACACTGCTTAATGATGAATAAGCACAACATAATCTAGTGATGTTTCACCGAAGTACACATGTAACAGGACTCCGTTTGGGAACAGAGCTCTGATATTTGTCTTTCAGCAGTCAAGTGTAAATTAAAGTTCAGTCTCTTGTACTTTGCTCTTCAATAAAGACGTAATAAAGCACATTTGggagaataaaacatttaataatgctgtTTACAGGTTTGCATAATAACGATCTCTGTTCTCAAAGTCCCTGTAGGCAAACTTGGCATCTTTCTTGCTGTGTGGGATGCGGCCGAAGGGGGCGTGGTCATTGAAACAGCTGTCAAACACCTCGTCAACCACTCGCTCCGCCTCCTCCCTGCTCACCTTCCGTACGGCGAGGATTGAACGCAGTGCACGGCCCCGAACGCATTGCTGCGGCAATCGGAGGAGAAAACGTTGGATTCacagcatgactttctttcttgcataCGGTGATAATCAAGATATCAAAATAATCTCTGATATACACATTTTATCTCTCGTTCTCAGACTAACACGCTGGCAATCTAAATGAGGGCATGCTATAGactttaatgactacagaccaacAAAAACCCTAAAAGAAATCTTAAACTAAACATactaaaaatcattttttgcCAAATGtagattttgtcagatttagctcactttcagacaattttccatttaaattatcGAATCACACACGTTACCTGATGATGTTCCTTGAGGCCAAAGTTAAATCTTGAAATCTCATTCACGAACGAGCAGTCGCCGCTCAGATTGGCCGCCCGGATCTGAAGAAACCAAACAAAAAGCGTCTTTCAGAGCATTTAAGAGTCATATAAGAATACTTTTTGAAGGTTTAATGATGCAAACGACAGAGTGAGCAGAAAGTGACGACCTCTGACCTCTGAACAGGCCAGATGTCTGAAGTTGGTGAACCAGTCGACTCGAGCTCTGCAGTGATCAAACGCGTGAATCAGTTCATGAGTCACGACTCGGTTCATATGAGCCTGCTGGTGAATGTTGTTCTGACATAaaacaatctgacacacacagacGAGAGAAtgttagtttattattattattatgatataaCACAAGCACATATGATAAAAATGAATGTTCTTCAGTTAAGAACACAAAGTCATCGTGACATCAGTTCACTTCATTAATCAACCTTCCGTGCAGAACAGGTGATAAAGAGTTGTTTTGACTCACCTGAGAGGTCGCGGCATCAAATCCACCACTGACGGTCCCATCACAGTCCTCACATGAGAAATGTCTGTCTTTAAATACTGTACTGAGaagaaatcaataaaaatatgtcAACAACATGCAGCACTGACAGCTGGATAGAAAGTCCATGTGACAGTTTTCTTACCAGCCGGAGCTCTTCATGGCACCCAGCAGGAGTTTTGCATACGGACCTGAACGAGAGACAGTAAAATGATTATTGCAGAGTTCATCTTATGCAAACGGAGGACATGCACAAGCTGCAATTAATAGAAGTTTCCTTCTTTTTCTCAGCCGATAATTATGATTCTGTATGACACAAACATCTAActtaaaagttgtttaaaactaACTATATGTAGtctataaatgtttgttttaaaatgcatcCTCATTGCACGGCAATAAATGATGTATGCATTGTCAGTATCAATCATGCACGCTCACTGTCCCTGTCTGTTTCTAATTAACTTTGTTTATCACTGTAATGCATGCATAGGATTAACCTTTAACATTAGAATGCATGCATTACAGTGAAaagggattaaagggatagttcacccaaaaatgtaaattctctcatcatttactcaccctcatgccatcccagttgtgtatgactttctttcttctgcacaacacaaatgaagatttttagaagaatatttcagctctgtaggtccatataatgcaagtgaatggtgaccagaactttgcagctcaaaaaagcacataaaggcagcataaaagtaatctattcgactccagtggtttaatccatgtcttctgaactgatatgataggtgtgggtgagaaactttaatcaatatttaagtccttttttactataaatctccactttcactttcttcttttgttttttgccgattcacattctttgtgcatatcgccacctactggtttggGCTGGTCAAAgctgtagatttacagtaaaaaagacttaaatattgatctgtttctcacccacacctatcatatcaattctgaagacatgggttaaaccactggagtattatgtattacttttatgctgcctttatgtgctttttggagcttcaaagttctggtcaccattcacttgcattatatggacctacagagctgaaatattcttctaaaaatcttcatttgtgttcagcagaagaaagaaagtcacacacatctgggatggcatgagggtgaataaatgatgagagaattttcatttttgggtgaactgttccttaatGCATGTATGCTCCTCATGCACAGGTCTGATGTTGTTATGTGTAACTGGAGATAGACCCTAACCTTATCGTACAGATATGACGCGTGTTTGCTGCTTTAATGCATGATCTCTCATATGACCTGTCTATTATCTATTATTTAATATCTTTGCACTCCACTGCAATGCATGGTGTTATGTATGCATAGACTTTGACCATATTGTAAATATAATTGTAATCATATTTAACATGAAATGCATGCACAGATAAAATACTTTGTAGTTGTCTTGTCTTACTAGTGTCCATGGCGAACTGCAGCATGATATGACACTTGTGTTTAAAGGTGAACAAACTCTCTCCGATCGAGCCCTCTTTATACTTGCTGCTTGCTCTTCCGGGATATAAACTGTAGCCATAGTCCTCTTCCTTCTGTTTACTGTCAGCCGATGAGTTTGACTCTTCCGTCTGTTTCTGTTCATGTATTGACGGTTTATTGGTTAATCCTTCAGTATTCTGCTCTCTTTCAGCCATTGCCCTATCGTGCATGTGCACCTTCAGCTGTCCGccgtgcgcgcgcacacacacacagacgtcaCGCGATTGTCtctttaacaataataaaaaaagcgtGTGAAAGcggattaaaataataaaacacagtTATTTAAATAActgaacaattaattttaatagtagtagtagtagttttaattaaattttcttcatttaaaagtCCTTTAATACGCGTCACgcgtaatttcaaaataaaagccgtcTGGGTTATGTCAAAATAAAGGCCCTCAGACAGCGAAGAAAAGAAGGGAGAGAAATAAgcgattttttattattatttgagctgtataatTTTCTTATAgttaaaaatacacttatattacaaaaacaatattatattcCCTTCCCTTTTAATGTTTGCCAGCGATTTCAGTTGTTGCGCCATGACCTGCGCGCGCACTGTTTGTGACGTATGCGTGATGTTTGTGCGCGCGGATgaggatgtgctgtcatggcgcTGAACACAAACTGCTGATTTAAATCTCTCCATCATCAATACAGGTACAACTGACATCTGATGTTCactgctgaaaaaaattattgattgaAAACTGATCGGGATGGAGTTATATTTTCACGTGTTTTAAACAAAAGttatttaaaagttaataatttgGAGAAATATGCCACACGTGTGTTAGCGCGCGAGTTACTCGTATGTGTTTAATTTCACGTCAGTAAGGcgttcatttgtttttaataaatatctgaattattttaagtCTTTTACGTCTTTGGTTCTTTCAGATTGTGTTGGTTTCTACAGAagtgactgtctgtctgtctgtctgtcagtgagtATTCTGGAATGTCTGGCGTTATAACGGTATATTAAGTCACAATACATGTATTATAAGGTTATATTAAGTTGTATTAATCCTTGTGCgccaatttaaaaaagttactcagaggtccttagaggacaaaaatgtctgcgtcaaaaaactgccataatagtattatatattaatattattttccactttcactgacttagattttttaaccaacatcagtcgtgatcataactaccaaatattcattcattttcaggattttaaccctttaaatgcccgtttgtttacataatgccactgttgtttattacacacacacccacccacacatttctcaatacacatacaaaacacactctgacatccataccaacacacatacacaattttagctgcatcatttattcaattgacctgccgtgctctataatacagaaaatagggaaaaagcttgtatttgctccatatgagaaaaatggcgccatctggtggaaaatattaaaaatttgtATTTTGAAGGCTATATTATATAAgcggtgttgggtgtaatgcattactaagtaattaattactgtaattaaatactttttcattaaaaaagtaaagtaagggactactcttaatttttcagtaatttaattacagttacttctgatataattgcgttaaatactgtataggctATAGAAACATTctgtataaaacaatagtgatttTAAAATCGACtatttaatgtctaatgttaaaatataagttttttaatttaacggtgcccctttaaattctttggccaggtcatgaataatttatttgaatgaattaaaagaacagttttgtgtctatccttgtatttttcatacaGGTTTTAGAAAgcaattagtaataagtaatgctgttacttttcagacagagtaattagtacaataatctgattacactgtaaaagatgtaattagtagttagtaattaattacttttttagagtaacttacccaacactgattataagGCTATATTAAGTTGTATTAATTTGATTGACAGGGCTCACAGAATCCTGTATTCGTCCTCTTGGACTAGTCTTGGTGATGAAATGATCTGTCAGAatctttgtcattttgttttatttctttttttatatgacATTGGTGGCTAATAACAAGTTGCAGAGTTTAATTGTCGTAACCGTGGTGCTAATTCGACACAAAATATGTTTTCATAGACGTTTGGTTAGGGTTAAGGATCAGTCCTTGCAGGGTTTAAACCTGCAGCCTTTAAGTTACAAGCCTTGATCTTTTACCACTTCACCACCAGCACCCCCAGagtttgttcaaacttttgatttgtttaataGATGCTCTGTAATGTATGTTGTGTGTTGTAGAGAATCATCTAGCAAGTTCTCAAGCAGCAAGTTTGTCTGATGTGGGCTCAGACTGCTAGAAGAACACAAAGATGTCTGGAAATAAAGCCCTGGATCTGCAGCTGCAGATGAGACAGAACGCAGAAGATCTGCAGAACTACATGAAGGAGCTCAACAACTGGGAGGAAGAAGTCAAGAGGAAAGACCAGCAGCTTCGCACCGGAAACATTGACGAAACTCAAGTAAACTTCTCACTTCAGTATATCTTCTGTTCATACTGAACACACTCAAGAAATCACAAGAATCTGGGCTTGATTTGTGCTGAAGTTATTTGTATGTCTCAGAAAACTCTCCCACCAGTGAGGAACAAGGATCATCAAAAGACAAAGAAGAGGGTGAAACGTCAAACAAACGACAACAACGGTCAGAAAGAGACAGCGCGGATCAAATCTTACGATTACCAAGCCTGGGACAAATTTGCCATGGTAATGCAGTTCTTTAGTCATTCTACACTATTCAAcagaatgatgtcatcatttttgAAAT
This genomic window contains:
- the LOC127436451 gene encoding mitochondrial inner membrane protease ATP23 homolog isoform X2 → MKSSGCTVFKDRHFSCEDCDGTVSGGFDAATSQIVLCQNNIHQQAHMNRVVTHELIHAFDHCRARVDWFTNFRHLACSEIRAANLSGDCSFVNEISRFNFGLKEHHQQCVRGRALRSILAVRKVSREEAERVVDEVFDSCFNDHAPFGRIPHSKKDAKFAYRDFENRDRYYANL
- the LOC127436451 gene encoding mitochondrial inner membrane protease ATP23 homolog isoform X1 translates to MGVSGRSETRFAGFDERGSLIGGYFCAVSWRQSRDVCVCVRAHGGQLKVHMHDRAMAEREQNTEGLTNKPSIHEQKQTEESNSSADSKQKEEDYGYSLYPGRASSKYKEGSIGESLFTFKHKCHIMLQFAMDTSPYAKLLLGAMKSSGCTVFKDRHFSCEDCDGTVSGGFDAATSQIVLCQNNIHQQAHMNRVVTHELIHAFDHCRARVDWFTNFRHLACSEIRAANLSGDCSFVNEISRFNFGLKEHHQQCVRGRALRSILAVRKVSREEAERVVDEVFDSCFNDHAPFGRIPHSKKDAKFAYRDFENRDRYYANL